Proteins from a single region of Oreochromis niloticus isolate F11D_XX linkage group LG7, O_niloticus_UMD_NMBU, whole genome shotgun sequence:
- the ptprq gene encoding phosphatidylinositol phosphatase PTPRQ isoform X2, producing the protein MGQTQRLWLLASLCQVVLLTCEKHSNTVEVEVLFQPLSQDPDSYKVTCRPASNHLVYVKSFNNSACSHHCRILLRMAEDQKGYNITLRASRSDAVLETKTFHFLPVSTSSFNVYSTTTTALLTWKLHRLQTLSSISLYNTRTETVVHSFNINSSEVKSQYTMKGLQPGTRFKAKVTVTTYLKQFNITLKQRLRILLETAQCPPGWMAIGGSCYIVRRTGLTWSNAQHRCSDLAAGSHLANLKSLEDLVFISSYLLSQNNLLLLWTGLNDQQEEGRPLWSDGSSYNQTNTMKTLLPANQTDCFAFQRNATGPGFFLTPFFCNIPLPFICQYQTPLVPASFSFDLVQVTEDLVELRWSDLSLCNSPAHSSFEVFLQYQEEEYGEWDPSEEERQRKQMGTKNQSTPKKIVRVPISISSRGVTLAGLSPGSIYSFTLQASHPPGFAWSLGQTQIAYTRPHPAQNITVGPVTASHISVHWMLPEASSVAGWTFVVRYEDMSSKQDGVVGMANISKSSGLRSYTAVIGGLESHRKYRIEVYTVTQHGIGSCGQATLTVKTAVKAVSGLVVISTRSRNLTVCGTHPPRDPPDGYFITSQPLDNPTAPLLWLNHSTSDGHLINGSMCFNLGTFTPGQTYEVGVVALKGNDRSERSSVIHTTAPMPVQVAVPVSVGTNYAQLYIQHPQLGVMDGVKVCACPGDWDTVCKGLGNYLCDWYSLAAHVHLINLSNLSPGSPYQLRVYSTSREQLGPPYYSRLFRTSLAPPSRVREGQVTDTSIELLWDPAPGQDHSYEAICLNCESSQKVQKVLSHSAVFSGLTPGSLYRFEVRTEKQSFTDSSPVTINITAAPSPVEVSLVNKTTSSICISWSMLRGLVTTLILSIKNRTSTQELITSYQEPRLFCFKCLASGSQYTVEVITISGDRRSKPTTMTLCTIPEVPQEVTLSENAVTSVSVTWRPPPGQVMQYKLLFGLLSVDRKSWTEVRVQGTSCEVKDLIPGSDYGVSIQSVLGSDSSQAVHKGFSTRPAGLHHLYLDHLTSSSASVSWDSAHGAFDFHRVNVTNTLVTTTLTIPKEKQVAVVTGLLGGCSYNVTVERVKGVTAGRSAFLSVTTVPAPVQGLHITNISACAFSLRWEQAVGCVDHYQVNLLPNQGNITMHPARDGYIQADVVNVSPKTQYTVTVTAASSSNISPGVSRMINRNGSVPGPPLGLEGEAVGSNGILLSWNIPSKAQDIDGYVIRYKEVCPYPDPAFTQVTKYLDIPETLITDFTSGSTYHIQVAAIAPFGVGAFSKPLYIKTAESPPGLVTNLTAYAYNHTFVVLTWFLPHRINGLITKFAVKARLVRTGQMVRMLEVNAVDIMTVALPHCNDAADILSSATLSPLEITASSPPITLSAVPPAASWNVPISVGVDQLRPYIAYLFEVSAFTSEGEGQVASTMVRMPESAPEDPPQNFSVFSMTSRSFSVSWSPPSITTGKFSYVLYLYGPTGFMYENSTGDMRFAFTGLKPYTRYIVAVRAKAAGEVGPAAEGDIVTPAEAPSAVQHLMAIAEDSVSIRVSWKSPAQPNGPIVQYRLLVLVEETLLQDITLTANTTGFYENETRPPDVHNSLKRHKRTAELGLITSPPTFTATISDRTLHTSTTASSFTHSGLRSTDYITNTNAQPTTDPMATNRPSPDYDTASRSDNPNMQSSDSAVSGTSALSLTSVPSVTLPPWLTKQLHAGEVTSDSAPLALTPGQLRLSTLDASITEHFSTRSGAVSGTTGVTVRQEVMDVLSEELSYLVSDLAPFTEYTFRVTASTTVGEGPAADITEKTREQVPSSVLEVSYQNISSTSILVSWTPPINPNGRITHYTVYGLKLPSNQGLKWVTNTTSILITDLDKYTPYKLRVAASTVVGESSLSEEDDIFVFTLEDEPDSPPVNLTVVNTTPSTVTIAWSAPEKANGVIQQYEVLYENESYSALVNTSSNKVTLFSLKPFSFYNVSVRAYTRYGNGNQTSDTLYLLSGEDVPGSPPYGLSYESVSPSEVNVTWMPPLLPNGVIIHYSLEIWNSSHYLNLTSPTNYIHITHLRKYAHYRIVVQAHTRVGPGNYSSEPLNVTTLEDAPGTPPQFLHARKLSDYEVELSWQPPLEANSDILYYIVRVWNETTDLWQNVTKTSVVINVDSESRYNASVSSWTRLGDGGVLIYISFTTTDTVPFDPPQNVTVVNANASSVTLMWYPPTEPNGIIVHYTIYYSFNNTVTEKTVPVSDLSPHTSPNSPLSYTLTRLIGGNNYTFWMTSSTVQGDGGVHSEPLILLLPEDVPSDSVQNLTAQIFSSTVIIVSWDPPLEPNGRPYYLLTLQEGGIIPDISNQGTPAVNKTINHTTNDSIFLFTKLRKYFPYVLTVTPATTAGPAYNHTSTMYLRTDEDIPSSAPLLVSTRNLSSSSIGVVWQRPLEANGEITEYTLILVGPEGTNTTHTPNTSFVLANLLPYTAYNLTITAATRKGSGPSLLLQLHSDESGPTSPPHNLTIFNHTAVSVWLSWEPPLEPNGVVIKYGFRIQDLITQTVTHRNSSGSSTTEYLSGFKPHSSYEISVYSFTRVGHGNQFSSPVSFTTNESVSDAVGNLSCSGVSWDSILLSWETPANPNGQIIFYEIQVEVDQQSYTHEAHTPEYTVTGLSPDQEYALSVAAVNSAGPGDRLNCTASTLSESVPAAPRFLTISQVTPNNVTLQWAPPHSVPGLLKEYHIIAQLISANCEPSISVKAYSTPKDDLAPHCIEHNVTVSINASDAEQEQSFTIHPVAKYRYYRFKVAAVTNAGVGDYTQWKYERTMAGNPDAPPRDLKVTSTSNSFHIAWDAPAVLSGPTSYLVQVDGPGVNISIVRAPGELMTVVVTNLTAFSRYSVTITAFTGDLDHASSDGKAIGPIYFQTKEEEPKDPPKNVTVSVIPEEVRAVKLTFNPPEEPNGNITEYIVYIYEKDQLVRNISLNIIQKENNTMDAVIEGLKGGRTYSLQISAKNGAGKSPLSSRVLITTGIKAPSKPTQKPQAMLSYGGVAMVTDRSITIHKPVCFYSDDNGPIANIQVIVAESGVKDNKNVTNWKSAYYNHPAPYFTDSGFSNPSCNDSSMNAHLRGVFRGGWSQRYNQTAADIYVIGESNNCTGNNTENFCNGPLKPNSVYVFKFRATNINGEYTDSEYSEHIRTAPGNGLLTRQEQIILGVLLSFFLAVLLIIIICGSVKIHQRKKEGGTYSPREAEIIETKCKLDQLIAVADMELKQEKLNQLLSYRKSLKPVNKKSFLQHVEDLCANDNSKFQEEFSELPKLLQDLATTDADLPWNKSKNRFPNIKPYNNNRVKLLSEPGTAGSDYINASFVSGYLCPNEFIATQGPLPGTVADFWRMIWETGTHTIAMLTQCYEKGRIRCHKYWPEDNKPMSVFSDILISKVSEEVFPDWTIRTLKVEKHGHYILVRHFNYTSWPEHGVPESCSTLIKFVKAVRMHRQDNSTIVVHCSAGVGRTGVFIALDHLIQHVRDHDFVDIYGLVAELRSERMCMVQNLAQYIFLHQSTLELLNNKGNSQSIWFVSYSALEKMDSLDAMEGDVELEWEETTM; encoded by the exons ATGGGTCAAACACAGCGCCTGTGGCTACTAGCAAGTTTATGTCAG GTGGTCTTGCTAACCTGTGAAAAACATTCAAACACTGTTGAGGTTGAAGTTCTTTTTCAGCCCTTAAGTCAAGATCCAGACAGCTACAAGGTCACCTGCAGACCTGCGAGTAACCATCTG GTATATGTGAAGAGCTTCAATAACTCAGCATGCTCCCATCACTGCAGGATATTATTGAGAATGGCTGAGGATCAGAAGGGGTATAACATCACGCTGAGAGCCAGCAGGAGTGATGCAGTGCTCGAGACAAAGACCTTTCACTTCC TCCCAGTGTCCACGTCCTCCTTTAATGTATACAGCACAACCACTACTGCCCTTCTGACATGGAAGCTTCACAGGCTGCAGACCCTGTCCTCCATAAGCCTGTACAACACACGCACAGAAACTGTCGTGCACAGCTTCAATATAAACTCTTCAGAAGTAAAATCCCAGTATACAATGAAAGGTTTGCAGCCGGGCACACGCTTCAAGGCCAAAGTCACAGTGACTACATACCTCAAACAGTTTAATATAACCTTGAAGCAGAGACTCAGAATTCTTCTGGAAACAG CTCAGTGCCCACCTGGCTGGATGGCCATTGGGGGCAGCTGCTACATTGTGAGAAGAACAGGCTTGACCTGGAGTAAtgcacagcacagatgttcagACCTTGCAGCTGGAAGTCATCTGGCTAACCTGAAGAGCCTGGAAGATCTGGTTTTTATATCTTCTTACCTCCTGTCCCAGAACAACTTGCTGCTGCTATGGACCGGACTTAATGACCAGCAG GAGGAGGGCCGACCTCTCTGGTCTGATGGCTCATCATATAACCAAACAAACACTATGAAGACTCTGCTACCAGCCAACCAGACGGACTGCTTTGCTTTCCAGAGGAATGCCACAGGGCCGGGATTCTTTCTCACTCCATTCTTCTGTAACATCCCCTTACCCTTTATCTGCCAATATCAAA CACCTTTAGTTCCTGCCTCTTTCTCATTTGACCTGGTTCAGGTGACAGAGGACCTGGTAGAGCTTCGTTGGAGTGATCTCTCACTCTGTAACTCGCCTGCTCATTCATCATTTGAGGTATTCCTGCAGTACCAAGAGGAAGAATACGGAGAGTGGGATCCAAGTGAAGAAGAAAGGCAAAGGAAGCAAATGGGCACAAAGAACCAGAGCACTCCTAAAAAAATTGTAAGGGTCCCCATTTCGATCTCTTCTAGAGGCGTAACTTTAGCAGGTTTATCTCCAGGAAGCATCTACTCCTTCACCCTTCAAGCTTCTCACCCTCCAGGCTTCGCTTGGAGCTTGGGACAAACACAAATTGCATATACCA GACCTCATCCTGCTCAAAATATCACTGTTGGTCCCGTTACAGCCAGTCACATTAGCGTTCATTGGATGCTGCCAGAAGCGTCATCTGTGGCTGGCTGGACTTTTGTTGTACGATATGAAGACATGTCTTCGAAACAGGATGGTGTAGTTGGCATGGCAAACATCTCCAAGTCATCTGGGTTGAGGTCCTATACTGCAGTAATTGGAGGGCTGGAATCTCACAGGAAATACAGGATTGAAGTATACACAGTTACCCAGCATGGGATAGGGAGCTGTGGACAGGCAACTCTAACTGTAAAAACTG CGGTGAAGGCTGTCAGTGGTCTGGTAGTGATAAGCACCAGGAGCAGAAATCTGACTGTCTGTGGCACCCATCCACCCCGCGATCCTCCAGATGGTTACTTTATCACATCCCAACCTCTTGACAATCCTACTGCTCCTTTGTTGTGGCTAAACCACTCCACCTCAGATGGACACTTGATAAATGGATCCATGTGTTTTAATTTGGGCACATTTACTCCTGGTCAGACGTATGAAGTTGGAGTTGTTGCTCTGAAGGGAAATGACAGGAGCGAGAGGTCTAGCGTCATACACACCACAG CTCCAATGCCAGTGCAGGTAGCAGTGCCTGTCTCGGTGGGTACAAACTATGCACAACTGTACATTCAGCATCCACAGCTGGGTGTGATGGATGGCGTaaaagtgtgtgcgtgtccTGGAGACTGGGATACTGTTTGCAAGGGTTTGGGCAACTATCTGTGTGACTGGTACTCCCTCGCTGCTCACGTTCATCTCATAAACCTCAGCAACCTCAGTCCGGGGTCACCGTACCAGCTCAGAGTGTACAGCACGAGCCGAGAGCAGTTGGGACCACCATACTACAGCCGCCTCTTTAGAACAA GTCTGGCTCCTCCTAGCAGAGTAAGGGAGGGTCAGGTGACAGATACATCCATTGAGCTGCTTTGGGATCCTGCACCAGGCCAGGATCACAGCTACGAGGCCATCTGCCTCAACTGTGAAAGCTCACAGaag GTGCAGAAGGTGTTGAGCCACAGTGCAGTGTTTTCAGGTCTTACTCCAGGCTCGCTTTACCGATTCGAAGTACGGACAGAGAAGCAGTCCTTTACTGACAGTTCACCAGTTACGATTAATATCACTGCAG CTCCCAGCCCAGTGGAGGTCTCTCTTGTCAATAAAACCACATCATCCATATGCATTAGTTGGAGTATGTTGAGGGGATTGGTGACTACACTCATCCTGTCGATCAAAAACAGAACAAGCACTCAGGAGCTGATCACATCTTATCAGGAGCCCAG ATTATTCTGCTTCAAGTGCCTCGCTTCTGGAAGCCAGTACACAGTTGAAGTTATTACCATCAGTGGGGACAGAAGAAGTAAACCTACTACTATGACCCTCTGTACTA TTCCTGAGGTGCCACAGGAAGTGACTCTTTCAGAAAACGCAGTGACGTCTGTGTCTGTCACCTGGAGACCGCCACCAGGACAGGTGATGCAGTACAAG cttcTTTTTGGCCTGCTGTCTGTAGACAGGAAATCATGGACCGAGGTGCGTGTCCAAGGCACAAGTTGTGAGGTGAAGGATCTGATCCCCGGATCAGATTATGGGGTTAGCATTCAGAGCGTACTGGGCTCAGACTCCAGTCAGGCGGTCCACAAAGGGTTCAGCACAC GCCCAGCAGGATTACACCATCTCTATTTAGATCACCTGACCTCTTCTTCTGCGTCTGTGAGCTGGGACAGTGCACATGGAGCATTTGACTTCCACCGAGTGAATGTGACCAACACTTTAGTCACGACCACACTCACCATACCCAAGGAGAAGCAGGTTGCTGTGGTTACAGGGTTGCTGGGTGGCTGCAGCTACAACGTGACCGTTGAAAGAGTGAAAGGAGTAACAGCAGGACGCTCTGCGTTTCTGTCTGTAACTACAG TGCCAGCCCCTGTGCAAGGATTGCATATCACGAACATATCTGCATGTGCCTTCTCGTTGCGTTGGGAACAGGCAGTAGGGTGTGTGGATCATTATCAAGTAAATCTGCTACCAAACCAAGGAAATATCACCATGCACCCCGCACGTGACGGATACATTCAG GCCGATGTGGTAAATGTCAGCCCCAAGACACAATACACTGTAACAGTCACAGCAGCCTCCTCCTCTAACATCAGCCCTGGAGTCAGCCGCATGATCAACAGGAATGGGAGtg TTCCTGGTCCACCTTTAGGCCTAGAGGGAGAAGCTGTCGGCTCTAATGGCATCCTGCTTTCCTGGAATATACCGTCTAAAGCCCAAGATATAGATGGATATGTCATAAG GTACAAGGAGGTGTGTCCTTACCCTGACCCCGCTTTCACACAGGTGACAAAATACCTGGATATACCAGAGACCCTGATCACTGACTTCACTTCAGGATCTACCTACCACATTCAG gTAGCAGCTATAGCTCCATTTGGAGTAGGAGCATTCAGCAAACCTTTATACATAAAGACAGCAGAGTCCC CCCCTGGCCTGGTGACCAATCTCACAGCGTATGCTTATAACCACACCTTCGTCGTCCTTACCTGGTTCTTGCCACACCGCATCAATGGCCTCATCACAAAGTTCGCCGTCAAGGCCAGATTGGTTCGTACTGGGCAGATGGTCCGTATGCTGGAGGTCAATGCAGTGGACATCATGACTGTAGCCCTGCCTCACTGCAAT GATGCAGCCGATATCCTGTCCAGTGCGACTCTCAGTCCCTTGGAGATAACAGCATCATCGCCACCCATCACCCTCTCTGCTGTGCCCCCTGCAGCCTCTTGGAACGTACCCATATCAGTAGGAGTTGATCAGCTACGACCTTATATTGCCTATCTATTTGAGGTGTCCGCCTTCACCTCTGAAGGAGAGGGACAGGTAGCCTCCACTATGGTTCGCATGCCAGAATCAG CTCCAGAAGACCCGCCACAAAACTTCTCTGTATTCAGCATGACGTCTCGATCATTCTCTGTGTCCTGGAGCCCTCCCAGCATCACCACAGGAAAGTTCTCCTACGTACTCTACCTTTATGGACCCACAG gttttatgtatgagaacagcacaggaGATATGCGTTTTGCTTTTACCGGTTTGAAACCTTACACGAGGTACATAGTAGCCGTCCGAGCAAAAGCAGCTGGTGAGGTGGGTCCTGCAGCGGAGGGAGACATCGTTACACCTGCGGAAG CACCCAGTGCAGTGCAGCACCTGATGGCAATAGCCGAGGATTCAGTTTCAATTCGTGTAAGTTGGAAAAGCCCTGCCCAGCCCAACGGTCCCATAGTCCAATACAGACTCCTGGTGCTGGTTGAGGAAACTCTGCTCCAGGACATCACGCTGACAGCA AATACAACTGGTTTTTATGAAAACGAAACACGTCCACCTGATGTCCATAACAGTTTGAAGAGGCATAAAAGAACTGCTGAGCTTGGTCTGATCACATCTCCACCAACCTTTACAGCCACTATTTCAGACCGCACGCTGCACACCAGCACTACTGCTTCCAGTTTCACACACTCTGGACTTAGAAGCACTGATTACATCACTAACACGAATGCTCAGCCAACCACTGACCCCATGGCCACCAACAGGCCCAGCCCTGATTATGACACTGCCTCACGCTCTGACAACCCAAATATGCAGTCTTCTGACTCTGCAGTCTCTGGAACTTCTGCACTTTCTCTTACCTCTGTGCCATCTGTTACACTTCCACCCTGGCTTACGAAGCAATTACATGCCGGGGAAGTGACCTCAGACTCTGCCCCCTTGGCCCTGACCCCAGGCCAGCTTCGCTTGTCTACACTTGATGCTTCAATTACAGAACACTTTTCAACACGCAGCGGTGCTGTGTCTGGTACCACAG GGGTAACAGTGAGACAGGAGGTAATGGACGTTCTGTCTGAGGAGTTGTCCTACTTGGTGTCAGATCTAGCTCCCTTCACTGAGTATACATTCAGGGTCACTGCTTCCACCACTGTAGGAGAGGGCCCTGCTGCAGATATCACAGAGAAGACCAGGGAGCAGG TCCCTAGCTCCGTGCTTGAGGTATCCTATCAAAATATCAGCTCTACCTCCATTCTAGTGAGCTGGACCCCACCCATCAATCCCAATGGGCGGATCACACATTACACTGTTTATGGTCTCAAACTGCCCAGTAATCAAGGCCTGAAATGGGTTACTAACACTACCAGCATATTGATAACAG ATCTGGACAAGTACACTCCTTATAAGCTTCGTGTAGCTGCATCCACAGTTGTGGGGGAGAGCTCACTTTCTGAGGAAgatgacatttttgttttcactttagAGGATG AGCCCGACTCCCCTCCTGTAAACCTCACTGTGGTAAACACCACCCCCTCTACTGTCACAATAGCCTGGTCTGCACCAGAGAAAGCTAATGGGGTGATCCAACAGTATGAGGTCCTGTATGAGAATGAATCCTACTCTGCGCTGGTGAACACGTCTTCTAACAAAGTCACCCTGTTCAGTCTAAAACCATTCTCCTTTTACAATGTGTCTGTGAGAGCGTACACGCGTTACGGAAATGGCAACCAGACATCAGACACTTTATACCTGCTATCTGGAGAAGATG TCCCGGGCAGTCCTCCATATGGGCTCTCCTATGAATCAGTTAGTCCCAGTGAGGTGAATGTGACGTGGATGCCTCCTCTGCTGCCTAACGGCGTCATTATTCACTACAGCTTAGAGATTTGGAACTCCAGTCACTATCTGAACCTCACCTCGCCGACCAACTACATCCACATCACACATCTGaggaagtacgcacactaccgCATCGTAGTTCAAGCACACACAAGAGTCGGACCGGGAAACTACAGCAGCGAGCCGCTCAACGTCACAACACTTGAGGATG CTCCAGGCACACCTCCTCAGTTTCTCCATGCCAGGAAGTTGTCAGACTATGAGGTAGAGTTATCATGGCAGCCACCACTCGAGGCCAATTCAGACATACTCTACTACATTGTCAGAGTCTG GAATGAAACGACTGACCTGTGGCAGAATGTGACAAAGACTTCGGTGGTTATTAACGTGGACTCAGAGAGTCGCTACAATGCCTCTGTCTCCAGCTGGACCAGACTGGGAGATGGAGGAGTGCTGATCTACATCAGCTTTACCACAACTGACACAG TGCCATTTGACCCCCCGCAGAATGTGACTGTTGTTAATGCAAACGCCTCCTCTGTTACCTTGATGTGGTATCCACCCACTGAACCCAATGGGATCATTGTACACTACACTATTTACTACTCATTTAACAACACTGTGACTGAGAAG ACAGTTCCTGTTTCAGACTTATCTCCCCACACCTCTCCTAACTCACCTCTCTCCTACACTCTGACTCGGCTGATTGGGGGCAATAACTACACCTTCTGGATGACATCCAGCACTGTGCAGGGTGATGGAGGGGTCCATTCCGAGCCCTTAATCCTGTTATTACCAGAGGACG TGCCAAGTGACTCGGTCCAAAACTTGACGGCACAGATCTTCAGCTCCACGGTAATCATAGTGAGCTGGGACCCTCCTCTGGAGCCAAACGGACGCCCCTACTACCTGCTCACCTTACAGGAGGGAGGCATCATTCCAGACATCTCCAACCAAGGGACTCCAGCTGTCAACAAGACCATAAACCACACCACAAATGACAGCATCTTCCTGTTCACCAAACTCAGGAAATATTTCCCTTATGTGCTGACTGTTACCCCAGCAACTACTGCTGGCCCTGCCTACAACCATACAAGCACAATGTACCTGAGAACGGATGAAGACA TTCCTAGTTCTGCTCCGTTGTTGGTGTCCACCAGGAACCTGTCTTCGTCTTCCATCGGTGTGGTCTGGCAACGCCCTCTGGAGGCCAATGGGGAGATAACAGAGTATACCCTGATTCTTGTTGGCCCAGAGGGCACCAACACGACACATACCCCCAACACCTCGTTCGTCCTCGCTAACCTACTTCCATACACAGCTTACAATCTCACGATTACAGCCGCAACTCGTAAAGGCTCGGGGCCtagtctgctgctgcagctgcacagcGACGAAAGCG GTCCCACCTCTCCTCCCCATAACCTGACTATATTTAACCACACGGCAGTCTCTGTGTGGCTGAGCTGGGAGCCTCCTCTAGAGCCCAACGGAGTGGTGATAAAGTACGGATTTCGGATCCAAGACCTCATCACACAAACCGTCACACATCGG AATTCCTCTGGTTCATCAACCACAGAGTATCTCTCAGGCTTCAAGCCCCACAGCTCCTATGAGATCAGTGTGTACAGTTTCACCAGAGTGGGCCATGGGAATCAGTTCAGCAGCCCTGTGTCCTTCACAACCAATGAGTCAG TGTCTGACGCTGTAGGGAATCTGTCTTGCTCAGGAGTGAGCTGGGATTCAATTCTGTTGTCTTGGGAAACTCCAGCCAATCCTAATGGGCAGATCATTTTTTATGAGATTCAAGTGGAGGTAGACCAGCAGTCCTATACACATGAGGCCCATACACCAGAGTACACAGTGACTGGGCTGTCGCCAGACCAGGAATATGCTCTCTCTGTAGCTGCTGTAAACTCTGCAGGACCAGGAGACAGATTAAACTGTACAGCTTCCACCCTTTCAGAATCAG TTCCTGCTGCCCCTCGATTCCTCACCATCTCTCAGGTCACACCTAACAATGTGACACTTCAGTGGGCTCCACCACATTCTGTTCCAGGCCTGCTTAAAGAGTATCACATCATTGCACAGCTAATTTCAGCTAACTGTGAACCAAGCATATCAGTTAAAGCTTACTCAACCCCGAAGGACGACCTGGCCCCGCATTGCATTGAACATAATGTGACAGTGTCGATAAATGCTTCAGATGCAGAACAGGAACAAAGCTTCACAATCCATCCCGTGGCTAAATACAGATACTACCGCTTCAAAGTTGCTGCTGTGACCAACGCTGGAGTCGGAGACTATACACAATGGAAATATGAACGCACCATGGCAGGAA ACCCTGATGCTCCTCCCCGTGACCTGAAAGTGACTTCCACCTCCAACAGCTTTCACATTGCGTGGGACGCTCCAGCTGTTCTCTCTGGACCGACTTCTTATCTTGTGCAG GTGGATGGTCCCGGGGTGAATATCTCAATAGTCAGGGCTCCAGGGGAGTTGATGACCGTTGTTGTTACTAACTTGACAGCTTTCAGTCGTTACTCTGTGACTATCACTGCCTTCACTGGTGACTTGGATCACGCTAGCAGTGATGGGAAAGCCATTGGGCCCATTTACTTTCAAACAAAGGAGGAGG AACCTAAAGACCCTCCAAAGAATGTGACAGTTTCAGTAATCCCAGAGGAAGTGCGTGCTGTGAAGTTGACCTTTAACCCTCCAGAGGAGCCCAATGGAAACATCACAgaatacattgtatacatttatGAGAAGGACCAACTGGTCAGAAACATTAGCCTTAACATCATCCAAAAAGAGAATAACACGATGGATGCTGTAATAGAAGGGCTAAAAGGAGGACGAACCTACAGTTTACAG ATTTCAGCAAAGAATGGGGCTGGCAAGAGCCCACTCAGCTCACGTGTCCTGATTACTACAGGGATCAAAG cccCATCCAAGCCAACCCAAAAACCCCAGGCAATGCTGAGCTATGGAGGGGTTGCCATGGTTACCGACAGGAGTATCACCATCCATAAGCCTGTATGTTTCTATAGTGACGACAATGGACCAATCGCAAATATTCAGGTCATCGTGGCCGAGTCAGGGG TGAAGGACAACAAGAACGTGACCAACTGGAAGAGCGCGTACTATAATCATCCCGCCCCTTACTTTACTGACTCAGGGTTCTCCAACCCCTCATGCAATGACTCAAGTATGAATGCACATCTCAGAGGTGTGTTTAGAGGTGGATGGTCACAGAGGTACAACCAAACTGCAGCAGATATATATGTGATCGGCGAGAGCAATAACTGCACGGGCAACAACACTGAAAATTTCTGCAATGGACCCTTGAAGCCTAACTCTGTCTATGT GTTTAAATTCAGAGCCACTAACATCAACGGGGAATACACAGACTCTGAATACTCGGAGCATATCAGAACAG CTCCAGGCAATGGGCTGTTGACCAGACAAGAGCAGATAATTCTGGGCGTTCTGCTCTCCTTCTTCTTGGCTGTGttactcatcatcatcatttgtggCTCAGTCAA GATCCACCAGCGTAAAAAGGAAGGTGGGACGTATTCGCCCAGAGAGGCAGAGATCATAGAGACTAAGTGTAAGCTGGATCAGCTGATCGCCGTAGCAGATATGGAGCTGAAACAAGAAAAACTCAACCA GCTGCTCAGCTACAGGAAATCACTCAA GCCTGTCAACAAGAAGTCTTTTCTGCAGCATGTAGAGGATCTGTGTGCCAATGACAATTCCAAGTTCCAGGAGGAGTTTTCT GAACTCCCAAAGCTGCTGCAGGACCTGGCCACTACAGACGCTGACCTGCCGTGGAACAAGTCCAAAAATCGCTTCCCAAACATCAAACCTT ATAATAACAACCGAGTGAAACTGCTGTCTGAACCTGGCACCGCAGGCTCAGACTACATCAATGCCAGCTTTGTCTCA GGTTATTTGTGTCCCAATGAGTTCATAGCCACCCAGGGCCCTCTGCCGGGCACTGTGGCTGATTTTTGGAGGATGATCTGGGAAACGGGAACCCACACTATCGCCATGCTCACTCAGTGTTATGAAAAAGGCAGA ATTCGATGTCACAAGTACTGGCCTGAAGACAACAAGCCGATGTCAGTGTTTAGTGACATTCTCATCTCAAAGGTGTCAGAGGAAGTCTTTCCTGACTGGACTATCAGAACTCTGAAAGTAGAAAAG CATGGGCACTACATTTTGGTCCGCCACTTCAATTACACATCGTGGCCTGAGCACGGCGTTCCAGAGTCTTGCAGTACACTCATTAAGTTTGTCAAAGCTGTCCGAATGCACAGGCAGGA